From Tripterygium wilfordii isolate XIE 37 chromosome 16, ASM1340144v1, whole genome shotgun sequence, one genomic window encodes:
- the LOC119981030 gene encoding E3 ubiquitin-protein ligase SIS3, which translates to MAIRGVDFKWYDGFFLSMLATSVIIIAINWKRYHLCTYPLHIWIVVDYTTVFVFRLLMFIDNGLAAGMGLDFGWQQRYARFCGRVVVLSILSLLLYPFLWAWTIIGTIWFSRARNCLPEEGQKWGFFIWLLFSFCGLLCIAFMSIGKWLTRRQAHHLLHAQQGIPVSEYGVLVDMIRVPDWTFEAAGQEMRGIGQDAAIYHPGLYLTPTQREAVEALIQELPKFRLKAVPTDCSECPICLEEFHVGNEVRGLPCAHNFHVECIDQWLRLNVKCPRCRCSVFPNLDLSALSGIRADSERPSATAVTTNRYVRTQPSSQSYLLRLQGLLRPVHAETAGAPGGAGTALESAENGEMDPAARNMRVVEQDSRSEHALVGRLTSPQNQSVS; encoded by the exons ATGGCTATCAGAGGCGTCGATTTCAAATG GTACGATGGGTTCTTCTTGTCTATGCTCGCAACAAGTGT CATAATCATTGCAATCAATTGGAAGCGCTACCATCTCTGTACTTATCCGTTGCACATATGGATTGTG GTTGATTACACTACTGTGTTTGTTTTTCGCCTGTTGATGTTTATTGATAATGGACTAGCCGCCGGGATGGGTTT GGATTTTGGATGGCAGCAGAGGTATGCTCGATTTTGTGGAAGAGTAGTGGTCCTTTCAATCCTTTCTTTGCTTCTGTATCCATTTCTCTGGGCTTGGACCATAATTGGTACCATATGGTTCTCTCGTGCGAGAAACTGT TTGCCCGAAGAAGGACAAAAGTGGGGTTTCTTCATATGGTTGCTATTCAGCTTCTGTGGACTCCTTTGCATAGCTTTCATGTCAATAGGAAAG TGGTTGACGAGAAGACAAGCACACCACCTATTACATGCTCAACAGGGGATTCCTGTTTCAGAATATGGA GTGCTGGTTGATATGATCCGGGTACCCGATTGGACGTTTGAAGCTGCAGGTCAAGAGATGAGAGGCATTGGTCAAGATGCTGCTATTTACCATCCAGGACTTTATTTGACTCCCACTCAG AGAGAAGCAGTTGAGGCACTCATCCAGGAACTCCCAAAGTTCCGATTGAAGGCTGTGCCAACTGATTGCAGTGAATGTCCTATTTGCTTAGAAGAGTTCCATGTAGGGAATGAG GTCCGTGGCCTACCTTGTGCACACAATTTCCACGTAGAATGCATTGATCAGTGGCTTCGACTGAATGTTAAATGTCCCCGATGTCGTTGCTCGGTGTTTCCCAATCTTGACCTTAGTGCCTTATCTGGTATTCGTGCTGATTCTGAACGGCCATCTGCCACTGCTGTGACAACCAACCGATATGTGAGAACACAACCTTCCAGTCAAAGCTATCTGTTGAGATTGCAGGGCCTGCTCCGCCCAGTGCATGCGGAGACTGCCGGGGCACCTGGTGGTGCAGGCACTGCTTTGGAGTCTGCTGAGAATGGAGAAATGGATCCAGCTGCTAGGAATATGAGAGTTGTGGAGCAAGATTCACGATCCGAGCACGCTCTTGTTGGTCGCTTAACCTCGCCACAAAACCAGTCTGTATCATGA
- the LOC119981031 gene encoding 30S ribosomal protein S14, chloroplastic — MARNGLIQREKKRQKLEQKYHLIRRASRKEISKVLSLRDQWEIHGKLQSPPRNSAATRLHRRCFSTGRPRVNYRDFGLSGHILREMVHAGLLPGATRSSW, encoded by the coding sequence ATGGCAAGGAACGGTTTGATTCAAAGGGAAAAGAAGAGGCAAAAATTggaacaaaaatatcatttgaTTCGTAGAGCCTCAAGAAAAGAAATAAGCAAAGTTCTGTCATTGAGGGATCAATGGGAAATTCATGGAAAGTTGCAGTCCCCACCGCGGAATAGTGCAGCGACACGTCTTCATCGACGCTGTTTTTCGACTGGAAGACCAAGAGTTAACTATCGAGACTTTGGGTTATCCGGACACATACTTCGTGAAATGGTTCATGCAGGTTTGTTGCCAGGGGCAACAAGATCAAGTTGGTAA
- the LOC119981032 gene encoding putative exosome complex component rrp40, with product MEEKLSVSPASLVDQLVVPGDVILDLSSMANQTIKLGGGLRQDGDVISVIKAGKLRFSKPNKYWVESSHKRYVPSVEDHVLGIVVDCKADNFLVDIKGPSLAFLPVLAFEGGTRRNIPKFQVGALLYVRVVKANPSMNPELSCTDASGKAAEFGLLKDGYMFESSTGLSRMLLSSPTCPVLEDLGKKLSFEIAVGLNGRVWVNADSPSSIVIVAKAIMNSEFLSAAQQRIMVKKLFDKIQSSTV from the exons ATGGAGGAAAAGCTGTCCGTTTCACCTGCAAGCCTCGTCGATCAGCTAGTA GTTCCAGGAGATGTGATTCTTGATCTATCAAGTATGGCGAACCAAACCATCAAACTCGGGGGCGGCCTCCGTCAG GATGGTGATGTTATATCTGTCATCAAGGCTGGGAAACTTAGGTTCTCAAAGCCAAACAAATATTGGGTGGAAAGCTCTCATAAAAGA TATGTTCCTTCTGTGGAAGATCATGTTCTTGGAATTGTGGTCGACTGTAAAGCAGAT AACTTTCTTGTGGACATAAAAGGACCTTCCTTGGCCTTTTTGCCAGTCCTTGCTTTTGAAGGAGGTACCAGGAGGAACATACCCAAATTTCAG GTAGGCGCTTTGCTCTATGTTAGGGTTGTGAAGGCAAATCCTAGCATGAATCCGGAGCTGTCATGCACTGATG CCAGTGGAAAAGCGGCAGAATTCGGTCTCCTCAAAGATGGCTACATGTTTGAGTCTTCAACTGGTCTTTCAAGAAT gCTGTTGAGCTCACCAACATGTCCGGTTCTTGAGGATCTTGGAAAGAAGCTGTCCTTTGAGATAGCAGTTGGCTTAAATGGCCGGGTTTGG GTGAATGCTGACTCTCCATCATCAATTGTCATTGTTGCTAAAGCCATAATGAACTCCGAGTTTTTAAGTGCAGCCCAACAGAGAATCATGGTGAAGAAACTTTTCGACAAAATCCAGTCATCAA CGGTGTGA